One Aquarana catesbeiana isolate 2022-GZ linkage group LG04, ASM4218655v1, whole genome shotgun sequence genomic region harbors:
- the TRIM35 gene encoding LOW QUALITY PROTEIN: E3 ubiquitin-protein ligase TRIM35 (The sequence of the model RefSeq protein was modified relative to this genomic sequence to represent the inferred CDS: deleted 1 base in 1 codon; substituted 1 base at 1 genomic stop codon), whose product MPGQKAMTEKLGQNAEMEMLNAYDSKLGQNSKREMLNAMTEMLDRTIASAALGEELSCSICLNLHMELATLRCGHRFCWNCFVTALNTQQVSGVFPCPGCREEYAECPVPEKKVRLSNTVEDSLSMEQEKSELFCTYCVHFRVAAIKTCLLCETSMCEKHLTAHNKAVDHVFRSKKCSIHKKLLEYYCSEDAVCLCVSCCLVGKHKGHEVELLXKVSEKKKEKLRNICEKVTTARGAIEGQIQNLQDHKRKTQEKADNEKKRVTALYEDMRRQLEVQEQRVLSEISRQEEKVSLSVSTLMQQLETQKGTLSRKIRHIEGLCNITDPITVLEEQDMEEPEVCDLDDFLISLTLHRSLTDLIVILKSKNKFHVTNLLLDKKTAHKSLALSLDLKMVSESYTKQDKPYSLAMILNVFADEHDLEAMTIDQESPLQKVGVYLDCEDGRLSFYQLCDPIRHLHTDTFPKPHHAVFYLKNGWLKLSS is encoded by the exons atgccggggcagaaagcTATGACAGAAAAGCTAGGTCAGAACGCTGAGATggaaatgctgaacgcttatgaCAGCAAGCTAGGGCAAAACTCTAAGAgagaaatgctgaatgctatgacagaaatgctggacaGAAC AATTGCGTCTGCTGCACTTGGAGAAGAGCTGAGCTGCTCCATCTGCCTGAACCTTCATATGGAACTGGCGACACTGAGATGTGGACACAGGTTCTGCTGGAACTGTTTTGTGACTGCTCTGAATACACAGCAGGTATCTGGAGTTTTTCCCTGTCCGGGGTGCAGAGAGGAGTATGCAGAGTGTCCTGTGCCAGAGAAGAAAGTTAGGTTGAGTAACACTGTGGAAGACTCCCTATCTATGGAACAGGAGAAAAGTGAGCTCTTCTGTACATATTGTGTGCATTTTAGGGTGGCAGCTATCAAGACTTGTCTGCTATGTGAGACTTCTATGTGTGAGAAACACCTGACAGCCCACAACAAGGCAGTGGACCATGTGTTCAGAAGTAAAAAGTGCTCCATCCACAAGAAGCTTCTGGAGTATTACTGCTCCGAGGACGCCGTCTGTCTATGTGTGTCCTGCTGTCTGGTGGGGAAACATAAAGGACATGAAGTGGAACTTCTATGAAAGGTTTcagaaaagaagaaggaaaaactgAGAAATATTTGTGAAAAAGTGACTACAGCAAGAGGAGCGATTGAAGGACAAATCCAGAATCTACAGGACCACAAGAGAAAAACGCAGGAAAAAGCTGATAATGAGAAGAAAAGAGTCACTGCCCTGTATGAGGATATGAGGAGACAGTTGGAGGTCCAGGAACAGAGAGTCCTGAGTGAGATCTCCAGACAGGAAGAGAAGGTCTCTTTGTCGGTTTCCACTCTGATGCAGCAACTGGAGACCCAGAAAGGCACCCTATCCAGAAAGATCCGTCACATTGAGGGGCTGTGTAACATAACTGACCCCATAACTGTCCTAGAAGAACAGGATATGGAGGAACCTGAGGTCTGTGACCTGGATGATTTCTTGATCTCACTTACATTGCACAGATCCCTAACTGATCTAATAGTCATTCTAAAATCTAAAAACAAATTCCATGTGACAAATTTGTTACTGGATAAA AAAACTGCACACAAATCATTGGCTTTATCCTTAGACTTGAAAATGGTATCAGAGTCTTATACAAAACAGGATAAACCGTACAGTTTAGCCATGATTCTGAATGTGTTTGCAGATGAACATGACTTGGAGGCCATGACAATAGACCAGGAGTCTCCGTTGCAGAAAGTCGGGGTCTATTTGGATTGTGAAGATGGCCGTCTGTCCTTTTACCAGCTATGTGACCCCATCAGACACCTCCACACTGACACTTTCCCCAAACCCCACCATGCTGTCTTCTACCTAAAAAATGGCTGGTTGAAGCTCTCAAGTTAA